From Anopheles darlingi chromosome 2, idAnoDarlMG_H_01, whole genome shotgun sequence, the proteins below share one genomic window:
- the LOC125947883 gene encoding E3 ubiquitin-protein ligase hyd isoform X3 has translation MSALHFVVHPLPGTEDQLNDRIREVADKINKYGVQTLPGLQSLKVPVKQIVIGPAHLGLLLEDGRAFRVAFSIIPERLDLSKQDASKAGVGGTGGAGGSNGGAGSGSGGGGGGGGSGGGNPSGGGGGQANNNSKSTPTSRQCRSRARIMRTSSSVRGGGSSSGSGSRSTGVIMGTGSSGSRSIVSVPPQSVPEELVAQAQVVLQGKSRNLIIRELQRTNLDVNLAVNNLLSRDDEGGDDTEEGSDNYVAEDLISLLDGGFHPDNSVIIDAEAMFSEDVFGFSNIRNLMLYSRARSERNQNNSSSASGGVAGGSGGTGGSGSAGGNGNDGPPIGSRASGGVPGGGSSSAVVLGTAQSGGPSGGGAGGGSSGSAGGAGGSGASSAGGLSSAEREGFGRWRDRQYFGPRRWLQGGREDVWEKEIGDSKKKDYSSGYPLWVSEEMEPWQDRDLSFVRFAAIASLYSEFIGVTTKGELHQWRWSDAEPYSRSNDAALPAIIHHPKTLALNLQHEKVTHISASLIRCSVATESGRIATWMDELLGYAGNKLEHAATNYPEFALDRIISLHTCTLYTVARTESGELFWWGVLPFGQRKRLWDRYKAKAKKPVRPSVNSPEVTVGAQVCMKSCPMYQHGAIGFTISNGVPKVGQLMNAAWDLTSVCRFKLLSMSTLSQQLAASTGLTGAGGSSSSSGGVCGTGGIGIGLNSALSGAGVSGTGMTLGVLGGSGSGGSSSGAGVSGISGTISGLLLDKDSKAVGSSSSVAGGVGCGSGGIGAGGSASGSSGSSSSKQGGAGNKESADRLDMPPPPSPASSTCSDTGSVSNSHKRPKRMAPKEEPDSKKDEEQWLLKEVIFVEDVRSVPIGRVVKVDGEYAAVKFPPPPGTVSSTSCSNSNGGSNSKDKFDDSIEAWQDCRLVRKDELQVIKAATTPRVPDCFQKIPRRIVLNPTPPTTGTEATGSGSNNGGGGNVTSQMLTIAVDSKGIHAIMKTGNRVHYSLFNLNTGRQEQDSAFPTDIGSFLGASPMDVSLTCATGDCTDSVLLLRDGNHTLYPLAKDCVDAIRDPSWLDLPPIKCIAAASLTLPSVGINLKSQVALVVLAPEQQQLMSKILRCDVEGVRQLLAHLAESSEHSGSRGQLLAILDERSDGSRNIMHACISMCAPSSNREIDFQTSTATGAGVANIGTGATSGAGASTSNGSSTSSGGASLDTINVITNTMMGNRPVSIREIMRRNVANREMVVDGSGSGGSSNASPAAALAVVQDDNGSAGGAGGGSTSSMPLVYWSQEYDLTIGDEDSLGGALNSNQMGGGLVGSSGHSQQQTQQQQQQQQQQQQHVSGHHHHTVTTNSTPSVHLASSSSMCKPPSMTPTITETYVADANERRTNALAIVQLLSDSPVLQPHLRALLSAKDAQGQTPFMLAVTCRAYQAGITVFGAIQRLANGDAEVRDSMIFPPGSAPDQSPLGILCCNDTCSFTWTGADHINQDIFECRTCGLTGSLCCCTECAKVCHKGHDCKLKRTSPTAYCDCWEKCKCKALIAGNQNKRFELLCKMANETDLVTRFNSRGESILLFLIQTVGRQMVEQRQYRATSRVRSSSGSARKTPNLESDNEMPEHNLEPPRFARKALDRLLNDWPAVRAMILTGAEQETAVVPNPNQQPFYDDDNQQVYLQSQSGTTLLDKFSHSLIVRCSSDPLEKLLATLVSELQNDTVPGRAEEAQKVARRFVRSVARVFVIFSIERFQHPEKQKNSTTQAKHLQAYRHVFTTLIPFAIEELAEIADALVTPVRLGVVKPIAPFSLSLNNVDSTDDLFSVEPLAPPTNRAGTSSSAMAQIANATANVHLGVDAMDSERSSSGFISRINIRLRDIDDNNDGDALVQDDGENSEQEELVSEQPPPRRSSSLRPVTSAVSLNAEEESQDPLRGEENVQGESDNEFNFHEAETESDSDDNQSTQDAQRSVQTGATAGSDTGLNSLLFDNEDDSGDSTQPDDEGSEDGESDGQSTVDFNLNDEQLERRQTPAGSQRSNLAPQSMQWAIRNRDTVAPDRVRLTTGSSNLVFIDPGTLRRTTAAVTAAQQQDPPTMTTTACALARAFGIVYRQVSDLVAMLPTSMAGGLEVSYQETIRLNMYVEKRLNPTWLWIMTVMEATEGQLRFGAFLTDSTDPSHPLHPFNVPSMGGGSSSNEGVASPAAMISVPAGSRSRATISTLGTASTPRSLGFADNERNARDGGISSGADSESSRRDFLTYCLSLMRAHNSEHRDSLPVLDVTALRHVAYVLDAILYYMRAGNDSDLDRGSGGSGTAAVGGGSSSSWEEQDENDNEEADEDGPAVGGGTPMAMDTDSIDDDVLTRPSLGRRHSFFQRSDSTLCLGCPAHDPFSTPLTEALPLADQPHLLQPNAKREDLFGMPKRPITLPPSGQPAAPSSSNTEGGSCAANLEIPPVRLSLSSSMRNELSAGTNTDSQESGGQEVSNVGGAAASSSSLLLPPSAPSGDATSAATPEGSSRLRVEISLPVGIYQATEAAAAAAAAAASSTSSTSSVGTAGAGTIDLMNSSDSGVGSATKPSGTAVGGSDTQQSPKPPPPPPPPLLVASSATTTATAGGSTSGTTTTAASFSEVYYKKNRLYYVKNSSGSSAVGGSGSKYSEESDVDEVSISSEEPQDLSQSSIKIDVDTDQDHDELSESDSEDSRLNQTPIKRLKLDESTAGASLTVPLATTGGGGDDSSSSNLGNSSLVSQQPAAPLAVGDQTGGQQQPLESVSAIRPPIIVTRRKIAMAAAAAASSATAGSPDALLIANAAAEHAAAQNATASGSSGPSVSFASPLVTVGGSNSSASGSSPGKSVIVRAGSSSSTVFVTNSAGGVGGGSNSSNSSSSSSSSSSSSSTSVSSAELMQPAEAMDIQEISAHVTVETTPAIVQPVLQPELPPRGFYLSGAGSTHQQSSILSDILLGRWRLSLILFGRVFLEDVGVEPGSVIYELNGFPVKEAKFRRYMEKLRHAQQKDLALLKMERNRAALLTQTFKELNTLYNNRRVQQPLAFSRVKVTFKDEPGEGSGVARSFYTAIADALLANEKLPPLDAAQTGPTKYGAGPFNSMLQKHRGSGASVGVGSGGGSSGAGVSGSGGSGSGSGSSSSRRGLSSKQPLWRPNREPRKTLNYDARPYRPTVELNAAAAAAAAAAAAASGSSAGVGTSAGSSSGAGGNNSPPFLHVPDGQFAHHQQLGERLYPKVHQQNPTNAAKITGMLLELPPTQILLLLASDDNLRQKIGEALEIILHRQRMEMESLTNGAQSSASSASGSVATGITVSGVNNANVAGGVPGPSSSASLLSGAGGSNSATDANNIAGATGTVGASLSKKTTPTGSGSMLILDDYQLDAPLFYTPGKRGFYSPRQGYPSSERINAFRNVGRLIGLCLLQNELFPLFLQRHVLKFILRRPIRFHDLAFFDPVVYESLRQIIKDSQTKVGISVLQSLEINFVIDLMPEEGSGTAELVPGGRDIQVNESNVYDYVRKYAEYRMIKTQKKALEAIRSGVFDVLPDTALDQLTAEDLRLLLNGVGDIHVGTLISYTTFNDESNETSDKLIKFKRWLWSVVEKMSIQERQDLVYFWTGSPALPASEEGFQPMPSVTIRPVDDAHLPTANTCISRLYIPLYSSRAVLRHKLLLAIKTKNFGFV, from the exons ATGTCAGCGCTTCACTTCGTAGTACATCCACTCCCGGGCACAGAGGATCAGCTCAACGATAG aATACGGGAGGTAGCAGATAAAATCAACAAATATGGCGTACAGACGCTACCGGGGCTGCAGTCGCTTAAAGTGCCTGTCAAGCAGATCGTTATCGGACCCGCCCATCTAGGATTGCTGCTCGAGGATGGCCGTGCTTTTCGCGTGGCTTTCTCCATCATCCCGGAGCGGCTAGATCTCAGCAAACAGGATGCTTCGAAggccggtgttggtggtaccgGCGGTGCCGGCGGTAGTAATGGTGGTGCAGGAAGTGgcagcggaggaggaggtggtggcggtggcagtggtggcggaAATCCTTCCGGTGGGGGTGGCGGCCAGGCGAACAACAACTCGAAAAGTACCCCAACATCGCGCCAATGCCGCTCGCGAGCTAGAATCatgcgcaccagcagctcagTGCGGGGAGGAGGCAGCAGTTCCGGCTCGGGATCACGCAGTACGGGCGTGATCATGGGTACTGGATCATCTggcagtcgatcgatcgtctccGTACCGCCGCAATCGGTACCAGAAGAGCTAGTCGCGCAGGCACAGGTGGTGCTACAGGGCAAGAGCCGTAATCTGATCATCCGAGAACTGCAGCGCACCAACCTCGACGTGAATCTAGCGGTCAACAATCTGCTTTCGCGCGACGATGAAGGTGGGGACGATACTGAAGAGGGCAGTGATAACTATGTGGCTGAGGATTTGATTTCGCTGCTTGACGGTGGTTTCCACCCGGACAACAGTGTTATCATCGATGCGGAAGCAATGTTCTCCGAGGACGTGTTTGGCTTCTCCAACATTAGGAA TCTTATGCTCTACAGCCGAGCACGCAGTGAACGCAATCAGAACAATTCATCATCTGCTAGCGGCGGAGTggctggtggcagtggtggtaccGGAGGTAGTGGTTCCGCAGGAGGTAACGGTAATGATGGTCCACCTATCGGAAGCCGagctagtggtggtgtgccaggtggtggtagttCTTCGGCAGTCGTCCTAGGAACAGCACAATCGGGTGGACCGTCCGGAGGAGGCGCTGGAGGCGGCTCATCTGGAAGTGCAGGAGGAGCCGGTGGTTCTGGTGCTTCCAGCGCAGGAGGGCTAAGCAGTGCCGAACGGGAAGGCTTTGGACGTTGGCGTGATCGGCAGTACTTTGGTCCACGTCGCTGGCTACAGGGTGGACGAGAGGATGTCTGGGAGAAGGAGATTGGAG ATTCCAAGAAGAAAGACTATTCATCCGGCTATCCGCTGTGGGTGTCGGAAGAGATGGAGCCATGGCAGGACCGAGATCTGTCCTTCGTGCGCTTCGCTGCTATCGCTTCACTCTACTCGGAGTTCATCGGTGTTACGACGAAGGGTGAGCTGCATCAATGGCGTTGGAGCGATGCCGAGCCATACAGTCGTAGCAACGATGCAGCATTACCGGCAATCATACACCATCCTAAGACGCTGGCGCTGAATCTGCAACACGAGAAAGTGACGCATATCTCCGCCTCGCTCATTCGCTGCTCGGTGGCGACCGAGAGCGGCCGCATAGCAACCTGGATGGATGAGTTGCTTGGTTACGCGGGTAACAAGCTGGAGCATGCGGCCACCAACTATCCTGAGTTTGCGCTCGATCGCATCATCTCGTTGCACACCTGCACGCTGTACACGGTCGCGCGCACCGAAAGCGGCGAGCTTTTCTGGTGGGGCGTGTTACCGTTTGGCCAGCGCAAGCGGCTCTGGGATCGGTACAAGGCGAAGGCAAAGAAGCCCGTTCGCCCAAGTGTCAATTCGCCCGAGGTGACGGTTGGTGCACAGGTGTGCATGAAGAGTTGCCCGATGTATCAGCACGGTGCGATCGGCTTTACGATCTCGAACGGTGTACCGAAAGTGGGACAACTGATGAATGCCGCCTGGGATCTGACGAGCGTTTGCCGGTTTAAGCTGCTCTCGATGTCGACCCTTTCGCAGCAGCTAGCCGCAAGTACGGGTCtgacaggagcaggaggaagcagcagtagctcagGTGGCGTATGTGGAACCGGTGGTATCGGCATTGGTCTCAACTCGGCGCTCAGTGGAGCTGGAGTGTCTGGCACCGGCATGACTCTCGGCGTTCTGGGTGGCAGTGGAAGTGGTGGAAGTagcagtggtgctggtgtttctGGTATAAGCGGTACCATCAGTGGTCTGCTCCTAGATAAAGACTCCAAAGCAGTTGGCTCATCGAGCAGTGTTGCCGGTGGAGTAGGATGTGGAAGTGGTGGCATCGGCGCTGGAGGCAGTGCTTCTGGATCTTCGGGTAGTTCCTCCTCGAAACAGGGCGGTGCCGGTAATAAGGAATCTGCTGATCGGCTCGATATGCCGCCGCCTCCTTCACCGGCCTCGAGCACTTGCAGCGATACGGGCAGCGTCTCGAACTCTCACAAACGTCCCAAGCGTATGGCTCCGAAAGAGGAACCGGACTCGAAGAAGGATGAAGAACAGTGGCTATTGAA GGAAGTGATTTTCGTCGAAGACGTACGATCCGTTCCGATAGGTCGTGTTGTCAAGGTGGATGGAGAATATGCCGCGGTCAagttcccaccaccacctggcacGGTGTCATCGACTTCGTGCTCCAACAGCAATGGAGGTAGCAATAGCAAGGATAAGTTCGACGACAGCATCGAAGCGTGGCAAGACTGTAGGTTGGTGCGTAAGGACGAGCTACAGGTGATCAAGGCGGCCACAACGCCCCGAGTTCCGGATTGCTTCCAGAAGATACCGCGCCGCATCGTGCTCAACCCGACACCACCAACTACCGGCACTGAGGCGACtggtagcggcagcaacaacggaggCGGCGGCAATGTGACCTCGCAAATGCTGACAATCGCTGTCGACTCGAAGGGCATACATGCGATCATGAAAACGGGTAACCGGGTGCACTATTCACTGTTCAATCTGAACACCGGACGCCAGGAGCAGGACAGCGCATTTCCGACGGACATCGGTTCGTTCCTGGGTGCCTCACCGATGGATGTATCGCTTACTTGTGCCACCGGCGATTGTACCGATTCGGTACTGTTACTGCGCGACGGCAACCACACCCTGTACCCACTGGCCAAAGATTGTGTCGATGCCATTCGTGATCCGAGCTGGTTGGATCTTCCGCCGATCAAGTGCATCGCAGCAGCCTCGCTCACCCTGCCTTCGGTGGGTATAAATCTGAAATCGCAGGTCGCACTTGTCGTCCTAGcgcccgagcagcagcaactgatgTCGAAGATATTGCGCTGCGATGTCGAAGGTGTGCGACAGTTACTGGCCCACCTGGCCGAGAGCAGCGAGCATAGCGGTAGTAGAGGTCAGCTGTTGGCAATACTGGACGAACGCTCGGACGGTAGTCGTAACATTATGCACGCTTGCATCAGCATGTGTGCTCCTAGCTCGAACcgagaaattgatttccaaaCCTCAACAGCCACTGGTGCAGGTGTTGCAAACATCGGCACTGGAGCGACTAGCGGTGCCGGAGCATCAACATCGAATGGTAGTTCAACATCGAGCGGTGGCGCTAGTTTGGACACGATTAACGTGATCACGAACACGATGATGGGCAATAGGCCGGTAAGCATTCGTGAAATTATGCGTCGCAACGTCGCGAATCGTGAAATGGTGGTCGATGGAAGCGGTTCTGGAGGAAGCTCCAATGCCTCCCCAGCAGCGGCGTTAGCCGTGGTTCAGGATGATAATGGATCAGCAGGAGGTGCCGGTGGAGGCAGCACTAGCTCAATGCCGCTCGTATACTGGTCACAAGAGTACGATCTTACGATCGGGGATGAGGATAGTCTCGGTGGAGCTTTGAATAGCAATCAAATGGGTGGTGGATTAGTAGGAAGCTCTGGacactcacaacaacaaacccagcagcagcagcagcaacagcaacaacagcagcagcacgtcagtgggcatcatcaccacacggTCACCACTAATTCAACACCTTCAGTTCAtctggcatcatcatcctccatgTGCAAACCACCATCGATGACTCCAACCATTACTGAAACCTACGTTGCTGACGCAAACGAGAGACGTACGAATGCACTGGCGATTGTGCAGCTGCTATCCGATAGTCCGGTGCTTCAGCCGCACCTTCGAGCACTACTGAGCGCCAAGGATGCTCAGGGCCAAACACCCTTCATGCTGGCCGTTACATGTCGTGCGTACCAAGCCGGTATTACCGTGTTCGGTGCCATACAACGGCTTGCGAATGGTGATGCAGAGGTGCGCGATTCAATGATATTCCCGCCCGGTTCGGCGCCGGATCAATCACCGCTCGGAATTCTTTGTTGCAATGACACATGTTCGTTTACGTGGACCGGAGCGGATCACATCAATCAGGACATTTTCGAGTGTCGCACTTGCGGCTTGACTGGttcgctttgctgctgcaccgagtGTGCGAAGGTGTGCCACAAGGGACACGACTGTAAGCTGAAACGCACCTCGCCGACGGCGTACTGTGACTGCTGGGAGAAGTGCAAGTGCAAGGCGCTGATTGCCGGTAATCAGAACAAACGCTTCGAATTGCTATGCAAGATGGCCAACGAGACGGATCTGGTAACACGATTCAATTCGCGCGGTGAATCCATACTGCTGTTCCTGATTCAAACCGTAGGACGGCAGATGGTCGAACAGCGTCAGTATCGTGCGACCTCACGCGTTCGTTCCTCCTCGGGCAGTGCTCGCAAAACACCGAACCTCGAGTCGGACAACGAGATGCCGGAACATAATCTTGAACCGCCACGGTTTGCGCGGAAGGCGCTAGATCGACTGCTGAACGATTGGCCAGCCGTTAGGGCTATGATACTGACTGGAGCGGAACAGGAGACGGCGGTCGTCCCCAATCCGAACCAGCAACCGTtctacgatgacgacaaccAGCAGGTGTACCTACAGTCCCAGAGTGGAACGACGCTGCTGGACAAATTCTCGCACAGTCTTATCGTACGGTGTAGCAGTGATCCACTGGAGAAGCTGCTAGCGACGCTGGTAAGCGAACTACAGAATGACACAGTGCCGGGTCGGGCTGAGGAAGCGCAAAAGGTGGCACGTCGTTTCGTCCGTTCGGTTGCTCGCGTTTTTGTGATCTTCAGCATCGAACGGTTCCAGCATccggagaagcagaaaaactcCACGACACAGGCAAAGCATCTGCAGGCCTATCGTCATGTCTTCACCACGCTCATTCCCTTTGCGATCGAAGAGCTGGCTGAGATTGCAGACGCACTGGTCACCCCGGTGCGGTTGGGTGTAGTGAAACCGATCGCACCGTTCAGTCTTTCTCTGAACAATGTTGAT AGCACGGACGATCTGTTTTCCGTGGAACCGTTGGCACCACCAACGAACCGCGCTGGTACCAGTAGCAGTGCCATGGCGCAGATTGCAAACGCGACCGCTAACGTACACCTAGGGGTAGATGCGATGGATAGTGAGCGATCGTCGTCGGGATTTATTTCACGCATCAATATCCGGCTGCGCGACATTGACGATAACAACGATGGTGATGCACTGGTGCAAGACGACGGTGAAAACtcggagcaggaggagctggTTAGTGAGCAGCCACCGCCTAGAAGGTCGTCCTCGTTGCGCCCGGTTACGAGTGCTGTTTCGTTAAATGCCGAAGAGGAGTCACAGGATCCGCTGCGTGGCGAGGAGAACGTCCAGGGAGAGAGCGACAACGAGTTCAACTTCCACGAGGCAGAAACGGAATCCGATTCTGACGATAACCAGAGCACGCAGGATGCGCAACGTAGCGTACAGACGGGCGCAACGGCTGGCTCGGATACAG GTCTCAATTCGCTGCTGTTCGACAATGAAGATGATTCGGGCGATTCGACGCAACCGGACGATGAAGGGTCAGAGGATGGCGAAAGCGATGGCCAGTCGACGGTGGATTTCAATCTGAACGATGAGCAGCTCGAGCGCCGCCAGACACCGGCCGGTAGTCAACGCAGCAACCTGGCACCCCAATCGATGCAGTGGGCCATCCGGAACCGTGATACGGTCGCACCTGACCGTGTCCGGCTTACGACGGGCAGCTCCAATCTGGTGTTTATCGATCCGGGGACACTGCGGCGCACGACAGCTGCCGTAACGGCAGCTCAACAGCAGGACCCACCGACAATGACCACGACGGCCTGTGCCCTCGCGCGGGCATTCGGAATTGTCTATCGTCAGGTGTCCGACTTGGTCGCGATGCTGCCCACGAGCATGGCCGGTGGGCTCGAAGTGTCGTATCAGGAAACGATTCGGCTCAAT ATGTACGTGGAGAAACGGCTTAATCCAACATGGCTTTGGATCATGACGGTAATGGAGGCAACCGAAGGACAGCTACGGTTCGGTGCGTTCCTCACGGATTCTACCGATCCGTCCCATCCGCTGCACCCATTCAATGTACCATCGATGGGTGGTGGTTCGAGTAGTAACGAAGGTGTAGCTTCGCCGGCGGCCATGATAAGTGTGCCGG caggcagcagaagcagagcgACTATCAGCACGCTCGGCACAGCGTCCACTCCGCGTAGCCTTGGATTTGCCGATAATGAGCGCAACGCGCGTGATG gTGGTATTTCATCGGGAGCTGATTCGGAATCGAGCCGACGGGATTTCCTTACCTATTGCCTCTCGCTAATGCGGGCCCACAACTCGGAGCACCGCGACTCATTACCCGTACTAGACGTGACCGCGCTTCGTCACGTTGCCTATGTACTCGATGCGATCCTATACTACATGCGCGCCGGAAACGACAGTGATCTAGATCGTGGgagcggtggtagtggcacCGCTGCAGTCGGTGGCGGTTCCAGCTCGTCCTGGGAGGAACAGGATGAAAACGATAACGAGGAAGCAGACGAGGATGGTCCCGCAGTCGGTGGTGGCACTCCAATGGCCATGGATACGGAttcaatcgatgatgatgtgctaACGCGCCCCTCGCTTGGTCGTCGCCATTCGTTCTTCCAACGTTCGGATTCCACGTTGTGCCTTGGTTGTCCAGCGCATGATCCTTTCAGCACACCGCTTACCGAGGCACTGCCACTTGCTGATCAGCCTCATCTACTTCAACCGAATGCTAAGCGAGAAGATCTGTTCGGTATGCCTAAGCGCCCGATTACCCTACCCCCGAGCGGTCAACCAGCAGCGCCAAGTAGCAGTAATACCGAAGGAGGAAGCTGTGCAGCCAATCTGGAAATTCCTCCCGTACGCTTGAGTCTTTCCTCTTCGATGAGAAACGAACTGAGTGCTGGTACGAACACCGATAGTCAGGAATCCGGAGGTCAGGAAGTGTCGAATGttggtggagcagcagcttcgtcgtcttctttgttgctaccaccatcagcaccatccggTGATGCGACATCGGCAGCGACGCCGGAAGGTTCCTCTCGGCTGCGTGTTGAAATTTCCCTTCCCGTAGGAATCTATcaggcaacagaagcagcggctgcggcggctgctgctgccgcatcTTCAACGAGCTCCACTTCCTCTGTCGGTACTGCAGGCGCCGGGACGATCGACTTGATgaacagcagcgacagtggCGTTGGTTCGGCGACGAAACCATCGGGAACAGCAGTTGGTGGCAGCGATACTCAACAATCACCTaaaccacctccaccgccaccaccacccctgctTGTCGCTTCTTCCGCGACAACGACGGCTACTGCCGGTGGTAGTACTAgcggcactaccaccacggCTGCATCATTCTCGGAAGTGTACTACAAGAAGAACCGGCTGTACTACGTGAAGaacagcagtggcagcagcgcaGTTGGCGGCAGCGGTAGTAAGTACAGCGAAGAGTCCGACGTCGATGAAGTGAGTATCAGCTCCGAAGAGCCGCAGGACTTGTCGCAATCGTCGATTAAAATCGATGTCGATACGGATCAGGATCACGACGAACTATCGGAGTCGGACTCGGAGGACTCGCGGCTCAATCAGACACCGATCAAGCGCCTGAAGCTGGACGAATCCACCGCTGGTGCATCACTCACCGTACCATTGGCGACGACCGGTGGAGGCGGTGACGATAGCAGCTCCTCGAACCTCGGAAACAGCAGCCTTGTCTCGCAGCAGCCCGCTGCTCCCCTCGCCGTTGGAGACCAAACCGgcggtcagcagcaaccacttGAGTCCGTCTCCGCAATAAGGCCACCGATCATTGTAACCCGCCGCAAGATTgcgatggcggctgctgcagcagcatcttcggcAACAGCAG GTTCACCTGATGCGCTACTCATTGCCAATGCTGCAGCAGAACATGCGGCTGCTCAAAACGCTACCGCATCCGGTTCCTCGGGTCCATCGGTTTCGTTTGCCAGCCCACTGGTGACGGTAGGAGGCAGTAATAGTTCCGCTTCCGGATCATCGCCGGGCAAGAGTGTGATCGTCCGTGCTGGATCGTCTAGCTCGACG GTATTCGTCACGAACAGTGCTGGTGGCGTGGGAGGTggtagcaatagcagcaacagtagcagtagtagcagcagcagcagcagtagcagcagcacatcggtCAGTTCGGCCGAACTGATGCAACCGGCAGAAGCAATGGACATTCAGGAAATATCGGCACACGTAACGGTCGAGACAACACCGGCCATAGTGCAACCCGTGCTACAGCCGGAGTTGCCACCGCGCGGATTCTATCTAAGCGGTGCCGGCTCAACACACCAGCAGTCGTCCATCCTTTCAGACATTCTGCTTGGCCGGTGGCGCCTCTCGCTGATACTGTTCGGGCGCGTCTTTCTCGAGGATGTGGGCGTCGAACCGGGCAGTGTCATTTACGAATTGAATGGGTTCCCGGTAAAGGAAGCAAAATTCCGACGCTACATGGAAAAGCTGCGCCACGCGCAGCAGAAAGACCTGGCACTTCTGAAGATGGAGCGCAATCGGGCGGCACTATTGACGCAAACGTTCAAGGAGCTGAACACCCTGTACAACAACCGACGCGTACAGCAACCGCTCGCATTCAGCCGTGTGAAGGTCACGTTCAAGGATGAGCCGGGTGAGGGTTCGGGTGTAGCGCGCAGCTTCTATACCGCCATCGCCGATGCTCTGTTGGCCAACGAGAAGCTGCCACCGCTCGATGCGGCCCAAACTGGACCCACCAAGTATGGTGCTGGTCCGTTTAACAGTATGCTACAGAAGCACCGTGGTAGCGGTGCCTCCGTCGgcgttggtagtggtggcggtagtAGTGGCGCCGGTGTCAGTGGAAGTGGCggcagtggtagtggcagcggcagcagcagctcacgcCGTGGGCTTTCCAGCAAACAACCACTCTGGCGTCCGAATCGTGAACCTCGCAAAACGCTCAACTACGATGCACGACCTTATCGGCCGACAGTGGAActgaatgctgctgccgccgccgcagcagcagcagcagcggcggcatcGGGCTCGTCGGCAGGAGTTGGTACCTCGGCCGGTAGTTCATCGGGCGCCGGTGGTAATAACAGTCCACCCTTCCTTCATGTACCCGATGGACAGTTcgcgcatcatcagcagctcgGCGAGCGGCTCTATCCGAAGGTGCACCAACAGAATCCGACCAATGCGGCCAAGATCACGGGCATGCTGTTGGAACTGCCACCGACGCAGATCCTACTACTGCTCGCCTCCGACGACAATTTGCGCCAGAAGATTGGTGAAGCGCTCGAAATCATTCTCCACCGGCAGCGCATGGAGATGGAAAGTCTCACGAATGGTGCGCAATCATCCGCGTCATCCGCTTCTGGGTCCGTCGCCACCGGTATCACTGTTAGCGGCGTTAACAACGCGAATGTTGCTGGCGGTGTACCAGgtccatcttcttctgcttctctgctCAGCGGTGCAGGTGGTAGTAATAGCGCTACCGATGCAAACAACATCGCTGGAGCAACAGGGACAGTGGGCGCTTCGCTTTCGAAAAAGACCACACCGACCGGCAGTGGCTCGATGCTGATCCTGGACGACTATCAGCTGGACGCACCCCTTTTCTACACGCCTGGCAAGCGTGGTTTCTACAGCCCCCGACAGGGTTATCCGTCGAGCGAACGAATCAATGCATTCCGCAACGTCGGAAG atTGATCGGATTGTGTTTGCTTCAAAACGAGCTATTTCCACTGTTCCTGCAACGTCACGTACTGAAGTTCATTCTGCGGCGACCAATCCGTTTCCACGATCTAGCGTTCTTCGATCCGGTCGTGTACGAATCGCTGCGGCAGATTATCAAAGACTCGCAGACGAAGGTCGGCATCAGTGTGCTGCAGAGCTTGGAGATCAACTTTGT GATTGATCTGATGCCGGAGGAAGGTTCCGGTACGGCCGAGCTGGTTCCCGGTGGTCGTGATATTCAGGTGAACGAAAGCAACGTCTACGATTACGTGCGCAAGTATGCCGAGTATCGGATGATCAAAACGCAAAAGAAGGCTCTCGAG GCCATCCGTTCCGGTGTATTTGATGTGTTACCGGATACGGCGCTCGATCAGCTGACGGCTGAGGATTTGCGCCTACTGCTGAACGGTGTTGGTGACATTCACGTCGGTACGCTCATCTCCTACACGACGTTCAACGATGAGTCGAACGAGACGAGCGACAAGCTGATCAAGTTCAAGCGCTGGCTCTGGAGCGTGGTGGAAAAAATGAGTATCCAGGAACGCCAGGATTTG GTTTACTTCTGGACTGGTTCACCCGCACTGCCCGCTTCCGAGGAAGGCTTCCAACCGATGCCTTCGGTCACGATCCGACCGGTGGACGATGCACATTTGCCTACGGCCAATACGTGCATCTCGCGGCTCTACATCCCGCTCTATTCCAGCCGGGCCGTCCTGCGCCACaagttgctgctggcgattaaaacgaaaaacttTGGCTTTGTTTAA